The genomic window ATGGCATCACTCTGCTATTATGCAATACTGGAATTATAATTCGGTGAGTTACATTTAATGCTGCTATAGTGCTTCCTTATTGTCTTTAGAATAATTATTGCATTTGTGTAAGACTAGATGTCTTAGAAACTTCCCTCCTTTACCTCTATAGGACTTTCAATGTGTTTACTTTACATCTTGGAGTTTTCTCTTACACTCATCTCTTTGTTTTTTCgttattttttctctctgttctcATTAACATTGATGTCAGCTGCCGAGCAGTCCCTCCTCCCTGTCCACCTGGCTACCTTCTCAGCCACTTTGTCCTTTCCTCTGCCACCTACTGTACAATGTTCCTCTGCCCTCCATCCTCATCTATTATCTCCTTTCATCCCCAACTCAGTGGACTAAACCTCTCTTAAAACAGCCCTGTTTTAATCTGCACCACGTACTTGGTCTCTGCTTCTAGGTGAATACTGTGATGTTTTTCCATGACTATTCATTTGAATTTAAGTCTAACTCTGTTCCTGCTGTGTTCGTGTCCATTTTGTGTTCATTTCCCATGAAAAAAATTCTTCTCACTGGTGTTCAGTGACAGTGCATTTTAAGCTTGCTAAGTTAATTTGAATTCCTTAAACTCCTTCTGCCTCTTGGAAATACCTTGCCACAATTAGCAGGAGTTAATGCTCACACAAATTCCACTCTAAACAGCTCTCCTTCTTGACAGACTCTTAGCTTTCCTTGCTTTTCCTTGATTTTTAGTGCTTGTTACATTTTACACAAGGCTGTGCTGGTTTACCACATTGACAGCAGCTTGTGTCGATTCATGACAGTGATACAATCAAAACCTAAGTATTTTGAGCAAACAGGTAAAAGGTGCACTTCCTTCTTGAGAAACCTTAAAAAAATACCTTCCTGGAGAACTCTCTAGTTTAGCAGGACTGCCAGGTAGCCTCTTCCAAATGCCCTGGGGGATCATAGCTCTTGTTTCTAGGCTTGTTCCCAGGGCCTGCCTGCACATCAAGATCTGGGCGCCCAGGATACTGCTACACTGAATCAGACCATTGGGATCACAGGGAGCTTGGTCCTTGAAGTACATTATCCAAtccctctctgggtatgtctaaaTTGCAACTAAAAACCCATTACTAGCCAGTTGACAtaggctcacggggcttgggctaaggggccgTTTAACTGTGGTATCGATGTCTGGGCTcatgctggagcccagactctaggaccctgcgatgtgggatggtcccagagctcaggctgcagcccaaccccgaacatctacactacaattaaaaatacccctagcctgagccctgtgagcctgtgtcagctggcacgggccagctgtgggtgtccaattgaagtgtagacatacgccTCAGCAAGGGTTGGAAAGGACTTCAGGGTATGTTTTTAAGACATTGTCATCTTGTATAAaatcagttatttcccatttcaAGGGCCTTGCCTTTTTTCTAGCCTTCTGCCATGACTAAGGAACCTTTAGCTCCTTTAGTTAAAGCGACTTTGGGGCCAGCCTCATTCCCAGCTTGTGTCTCGTAGGCTGCTCATCTCTCAGCTGCAGGCTGCTCTCAGGCTCAGAGTTTGACGAGGAGTTGCTTGCTCTTTCCACCTTGTTTTCGGGTGGGTGTCATAAGAAAGTCTAAAACTCCTTTTACCCATGAGAATGAGTAAGTCATTGGGAAGTGCCGTAGCTGATCAGCGTGTCTTGGAGGTCATGTCTCTACCAGGAAAAGAAGAATAAATCTGTGGGCTGgacccatattttttaaaaacataatgtgGCCTAACACATATTTACCAGTCTGTGCTTGGTCTATATGGACCATAAGCTTGTTAAGTCCACTCTAGAAAAGTGATCATTTAAGGTAGCTTTAACAAGCTTTCCCCTCGTGCTCACTTGGCCATGTGAAGTGTCTGAAATCCATGTTAGGATCAACCTTCATCTAAAAAATAGGCACTGCACTGAATTGGGTACccaagggaagaaagagaaagtgaGGGAGGCCAAGGAAGGACAGTTTGACAACTGTGACAGAGGATATTGATTGCGCTGGCATCCCCTGCGAAGAAATACCACAACTAGTGAGCAACCACAATCAATGGAGGAACTGCCTGATGTGTCTGTGGCACAGGAGGTgtaccccacctccccccccgaACTCCCCCAGGCTCCCTAGTGgtcagtgttgccaatttagttgtTTTCCAACTCTCCCTGTAATTTCAAAGACCTCcctctaatttcaattcctggggaaaacactcaAGGTAACACAGAGATCATCTAGTGGATGTGGGGATCGGTATTCATTCTCACAGCCTTGCTTCCTTACACCTGATTTTGCCTAGAGACCAGACCCCTGGCTGTTCTCCTACTGTGCTGTAAACTTCTATCTCTTCTTCCATGTCCTCTTTCGCTGGCAGTACAGACAGTGGTGCTAGGGGaggaaatcctggcctcattaatAAATATTCTTATCTATTGacatgtgtgtgcgcacacactaCTGTCTTCTGGACAGAGTCAGAACAGCTCAGCAGTGTCCTAGCCCCAGTAGTGCTCACACAGGAGATTTGCCTCTGGTTCCGGTGCCAGGGGCTTTGCGCTTTTGCAGCAGAACTGGAATGCGGGCTGGCTTAGTTGTGATGGAGGACAGATGGTTTCTAGTCCTAGCTCCGCCACAAACTCCTCGTGCGACTTCTGAGCCTCACTTTTCTGGGGGCAAACCGGGCATGGTCATAGCGCCCGGTCTCTGCGCCATGATGTGGCTCGGGGGCTCAGAGGCTCGAGGAGGCTGTGCGTTAGCAAAGCAAGGGAAAGGCTGCCCTTCCGACACTCTCAGTGAGGGCCAGGGGCTGCCAGTTAACTGGGTGGCCACCCATGGGTTTTGCTCAGTTCTGGGCCTCTTTCCTGATTGCTCCACCTGCTGGCCACAGCGGCaagctgcctccttccttccccttccattACAGCATCATGAAACAATGAGGCTCCACCATAAAGGCCTTTGCCTCAACTCAAAAGATTTAAAGGCGAAGTCATGACAGATGAAAAAAACTATTCAAGCCAGCCTGTTCCAGAGCAAGGGCCTTGTCCAGACCCGGGGGAGGCTTCCCCGGATACACCCAGCAGGGGTGAAGGGAAAACCAGCTCCAGCTCCGGATTGTGTCTCCAGGCTCTGAACAGTTCACAACAGCCAGGGAATTTattcccaccctcctcccacaTTTATTTGTCTGTGGTTTGCACGATCATTTGTCATGTCTCTTTAGGTGGGGCGCTGCTTATTTCAGACCCCAAAGGTCTCGCGCCTCCCCTGGCTCGGGCCGGCTGGCTCCCCGCGGCCTCCCCGCACATACAGTTTGGGGATTTCACAACCAAATCCGTGCGCAGGCTGGAGTTCATTAAGAATGCAAATCAGCTCCCGAAACACCCGACTCAACAGGTCCCTTCGCCGCCTGCAACCCGCCTCCCCAGGCCGGTCTCTGCGGCTCGCCAGCACTGGTGtgaaacctgccccccccccggttaTCGGCCCCGGTTGCCCCCCACCAGCGCAGGGCAGCCCTGGGAGCAAAGCCGCGGAGccctgggaagaggcagaggctgggcagctgcacggagctgcggggggagggagcccCACGTGCGGTCTGCTGTCCCGGGGTCCCGTGTCCGGCTGACCCGCCCCTGCGCTTGGTGGCCGAGCAGGACCCCCGGCTGACCCAGCCGGGATCGGGCCGCGGCGCGGGGGACCCCCGGGCTCCCCAGCTcccgcgggccgggccgggcgccgGGTCCCCTGGCAGGCGcgccggggcgggggcggggggggggggctgccgcagcTGGCTCGTCGCCCggtttctggttttgttttcttctgcccCCGTCCCATGCTGGGGGGCGGGTCCGGGGCGTGACTGGGCGGCCGGCGGCGCTATAAAGCACCTGCCCGGCGCGGCTCCGGGGccgtgctggggaaaggcagcgTCCGCTCCTGGCCCGGGAGTAACCAGCCGCCATGGCAAGCCGGCCCGCAGGCTTCGTTTCTCTTGCCATCACCCTTTGCATCCTGCTGGGAGAAGGTGAGACTCTTCGCGGCTCGGCTTTTTGTGGTAAAGGGGGAGTTCACGGCTGGGCTGGGCTTTGGAGGATGCCCCTGCCGAGGAACCGTGCCCCTCCGGGCCGGCGTGCTGGGCTGAGCCCTCCGGGCTCGGACTCGGAGCCTGCCAGCTGCTTTCCAGAGCAGCGCCAAGTTTCACGTCACCAGGGCAGATCCCCCTCGCTGCCTGTGTAGAGACTCGTGTCCCTTccagctgctttctgctcctcTAGGGAGCTAGGCGTTAGGGTACCCTGTGAGATGGGGGAGCCTCTTGCTAACGCCCCCGTGCCATTGTCCACCCCAGACCCGCTTTCTGAGGAGGTCAGCTGCACGCTGCACCGCTCCCTCCCTTGCATCGAAACGGGTTTGCTTGTGTGCACTAGTGACACTGCAGCGTGCCCGCTTTCGCGCTTGGCACGGAGAGCTCGCACATGCAGATCGCAGTCACAGCTTGATAAGAAGCCaagacagaaataaataaataaacacaggGCCCACAACCATGTGTTGCAGGCATGTGCAGGGAGATAGCTGCCTCTCTGTGGTTTTGTTTGTGGGCAGATAAATAACCTGTGCAATTTGCCAGTGAGTTGACTGCCTGGGATTGCCTGCAAAAGCTGCCATAGAAGTGCCACTTTACCTTTACAGTCCCTCATTGCTCCAGGTTTTCTAGCAAACTCCCCTCCTTAGTTATGCAAGTGCTTTTATGATCTAGTCCTGCCTAATCAGCAAGGCTGCACCTACTGTAAAACTGCCCTGGAAACTGAAATCAACTTAATCCCTGATAGAGGTGTAATTGCAGCGTTTACATAGTATTGTGCATTCCAGAGCTCTTAAACCTATAGCACGACGGATCCGTTTTTCTTCCCTCTGCTGCAGGTATGGGCCGTCCTCCCTTAGAGTCCCACCTAGCTGCAACCAGCAGCAGGCACTCCAGGACAAAGAGATGTTCCTGCAACAGCTGGCAGGACAAGGAGTGCATTTACTTCTGTCACCTGGATATTATCTGGGTCAACACCCCCGGGTGAGCATGTGGACAGCTATTTCGGAGAATGTTGCTGATAATTTATAAGTAAAAGATTGATCTCAAAGCAGGGATTTCTCTGGCTGATGGTTGTTGGGTGGTGAGTTGGGGATAGAGTGAATCCCAGTTTGTGTGTCACCTGTTGCTGATAACAGTGCAAACAGTAACACCAGAAAAGGACAACCCCTGTTTCCTCTAGGGATTACAGCTTCTTGCTTCATGTTGTCACCAAACAGATGGGGTGAAAGCTCAGGAAGTCGATCCCCTTgtgactgtttttttccccagggtATTTATACTAAAAAACCTTCAAATTGCCAccatacaaaaattaaaatgtagcaATTCCAACTTGCCacaaacttcttttcttttacacCTGTTACTCCGAACGCTCCTCGTAAGGTGCTGGTATTTGTAGTGGGGCTGCAGGGGCTTGGCATTAAGAACCTGTGGCAGGAAAGCAGAGCGCTTTTCAGACCCGTGGCTGTCACTTTTATGTCCAGTGCCAACAGACGGTCTCACTCAGGTGTGGCTGTAATTACGCCTGGTAATGTGCACTCATTAGTAACAACTTGCTCTGAAAATAGCTGCAGTCTCTGCCATTCCCAAACTCTGGGAGGACTTTGGAGGTGATGGGGGCGGATTGTGATCCAAGCTGGAAAGGGAACGTACACACCAACCGCTATACAAGTATGCTGTGATCAGAAGAACCTGTTATAGCCCTAAGGCATTTTAACTTGTAACACGTCCTGTGCAGATACAACTGTTCcatgtgtttgtggggaggagggcccCCTGCCTGAGCCTCTTGCTGCTTGGCAAACTGGGCACTGGAAACTCGGACCAACTCATGGAAGGAAGCTGAACTGCCTCTGCATTTAAATTTCGTCTGCATGCTGAACAATCACTGTTGCATGGGAACGTGTCCCTGTGTTTCTGAGCAGCTTCAAGGAGGATAAAACTCCACTTGCAGTCCAGTACTTGCTGGCTGACGCTGGTCCAGGCTACCTGTGAGGGTGGTGGGAAGAaaagtggtgggtgggaggcaagaGCTGAATTTTATAGGCTTGAGAAGTAACCTTGGTCTCTTCGCCTTGTGTCTACAGAtgtcctttttattattattgtagcttggctgcctcccaaGCTTGCACTGTAAATCTCTTTGCTAATAAAGAGTAATTGCTtatttgatttcttttgttttaacagACAAACTGCTCCCTATGGCTTGGGAAGCCCACCAAGTCGCCGCAAGAGATCACTGAACAGATGTGAGTGCTCGCACTCCAAGGACAGCATCTGTGCTACCTTCTGCCAGGCAAAGCCTTGGTGAGTCCAGCAGGTCCCTGGGACGGGCTGGGAAAGGGCTGATACCCCCCTTCTATCCAACTGCCGGTCAAGGGGTGCTTTGTAAAGGAGTGGTTGAGATTCCAGGCTCCGAGTGAAGAGATGGACTAATTCCTTTTACTCCCCAGCGGCTGCACTGTTCTCTGGCTTCATCTGGAACTTGTCTAGTGGCTTTTACACCCTCCCAGAGAAGCCCTGGCAAAGGGTCATGAGCACGTTTCTATTCATACAATAGTCCCCTTACTGCTTGGTAGAAAACAATGTTCCCTCTGTCGCTGTGGTGGCAGTGCGCGTGAGGAAGTGCTGGCTTGCGTAGTGGTTGGGTGATGTCGATCACACGGGAGGGGGCGGGAAAATCAGCGTGAAGCACACGGGAGGGTTATCCAGAGACTTCCCCTCCTAGGGACAGTAGTTTCCTTCCGGCGTGTTGCAGGGGAGGAGAATGAAAGTCGTCCGTTGAAGGGGCACCTGCTTTTCTTACCTCTCAGGAGAGCCATATCCAGACGATAAAAGCTGCTTGTTTTTCTGCTCGCTTCTCTTGGGGTAAATCCAGATATAAATATTCACTCTCCCCTCAGCCCATTCTGCCCTGGAATGGAGCTGGCTTGGAGATAACAAAATCTTCTGCTATGCGAACACACATGCGTTCAGAAGCATAGAGCCTGCTGCAGAAAGTGTGTACTGTACTATAGGCAGTCACTGTAGTCTGAAGTGGGACAACATAGGGGGGAGggatacctcagtggtttgagcattggcctgctaaacccagggttgtgagttcaatccttgagggggccatttagggatccagggcaaaaaattggggattggtcctgctttgagcagggggttggactagatgagctcctgaggtcccttccaaccctgatattctatgaacataGAAGTAGTATAATGCGTTCAAATTACAAAGTACTAGAAAGGGCCACTGTCTTTAATTTTCTATCTAACAAATTTGCCGAGAAATAAAACTGGCTATAAATAGTTCCAGGGAACTGAGTGGGTTCTGAAAGGAAAGGGAGTCTAACAGTGACACTATAAGCTGCTGCCAGAAATGGCAGGGGATTAGCCCTTTCAAAATAAAGCTTTCAACCCTCTTATAGAGCAATGTGTGTAATATTAGAGCTGTGCTCCTTCCACTCCATGTGTTTTCTCCCTGCTGAAAGCGAGGGGCTAACATGCTTGTGCTGTCTTGACTTTCAGGTATCTTGGGAACCTTAAGCTCCCACCGAGCCGTAGCGTATAGGTAAAGAGCCCCCACAGCAGTGATGAGAAGCATCCACAAACTGATCTTCTGAGAGCCTGACGGTAAGAATTCCATTTAAACTGGATCTAAATACATAAGGACTTGCCACCCTGCTCCCCAAAAGTAATTGCCCTATAAGCATGTGAAATCCCACAGGATTGTGATTCCAAGACTGTAGCTTTTACTCAAATTTCAACTTTTCCAGTCAGGGTATGCTAAAAACTTCTGACACTAAACCTAGAATAGGAGACTAGAGGGTTGAAGGAAACCCCTTTGCCCACCTTCCACTCACCAATGCGGGACTGTAGTATTGTGCAGGTCATGAGTCTCAGGACTTTCCCATCTTCTGCCATGCAAAACCACTTAGCAGACAGCATGTAAATATCAAAGGACACTGGCTGTCCCTGGATGTGAGGAGGGTAACAGATGAAATGCTGAGTGTTTGGTCCCTTTTGTTTACAGGGACATTGCTGTCTCTAACTCCCAGATGGCAGCACCACTTTCAGAGGAAAGTTCAAGCAGCCTTGCCTGGAAGAAAAAGATGCAGAGCAGGTAACAATCCTGTTTTCTGGAATAATTTGGAGTCCTGTGGATGCCACTGGCTCTTGCCAAGGTTGCCTGAAAGAGCAGAAGAAAAGACCATGATGGAAAAGCAGGAGAGGTGGACGAAGCAGAGGAGGCAGCTCAGCGCTCCAGAGACTGCTGTAAGGGAAAACAGCATCTCCTCTTATGTGGCCATGGACACACTGTGAAGGTGGGATCAGGCCTGTTGGATCAGGACGGGGTTTTATCAGTCAGATACCAGCTAGATTCCACACTGGATTCTGCCCGTGGTCAGCATGTCTCTGGAATCCATGCACTTAGGCCTAGAAAAAGCCATGTTCAATTCTGAACTTGGCAGCACCCCAAAAATCCTGTACtggaggcctggtctacatgttTGAACAGGGTTCCAGCTCCGCTGCTTTCATCCATGCTTTGGGTGGCCATCACAGACTCGTGGACTGACGAGCTGCTGCCTCGTTGGGCTTGTCTTAGCACTTTTTCCTCTTTACTGCCCTGTCAAAGACAATCTGATGCATGTTAAACTGGGATTCCCACGTAACATACCAGCTAACCAGGCTCTGGCTTTCTCCTGGTAAGCCATTTGCTTGATGTCCCTTCTCCATGAATGGCTCAAGTGTAGACCGAAAATAGCCTGTTTAAATCTGAACCTGTGTTAAATCCAAGCTCTGCACACCTGGCTCCACAGCGAGTGGGTGGGGAAACTCAGGTAGAGCTGCATTTCTTTTATTGTCTCCTCTGTTGCTGCTGGGAGTGTTGCAGGTCACATTTGttacatggggagggggaaattcagAGCCAAACTACTAGTCCCAACAAGTGCGGTGGTGTGAATGTTGTCATGTCCTTAGACATGTAATTAGCAGGGTAGAACATTGTAACTAGGTTATTCTTAACTTAGCCCTCCCAGCTTGCTGATATGCACAGAGCACTCCACTGAAGGAGAAGCTGGGGGCAGTGAAGAGAGGTAGTGGGGGAAGGTGCAATTGCTTGCTGCTTCACTTAGTGACAGACTGAAAGGGACAAATGATGACATGCTCTGTGTGGCTCATGGGGAAAGGCTTAGGCAAGAGGGATGGGCTTAGGCAAAACCCAGGATCATGGCCACGTACAGTCCTGGAGCATTATAATTCCACTGGCCCTCTGGGAGGAGTTCCACTGAAGAACACTGCATCCATGCTCTGGAAGATCCTCTTGCCAGACTGATGAAATGTCAAGAGGGGGAGAGGCTGGGTTTGTATCACAAATGCTCTTCGATTTCCCAGCATACAACTTCTATTACAGAGCCTGGCTGCAAAATATTCATCTAGTTAGTG from Chelonia mydas isolate rCheMyd1 chromosome 19, rCheMyd1.pri.v2, whole genome shotgun sequence includes these protein-coding regions:
- the EDN2 gene encoding endothelin-2, translated to MASRPAGFVSLAITLCILLGEGMGRPPLESHLAATSSRHSRTKRCSCNSWQDKECIYFCHLDIIWVNTPGQTAPYGLGSPPSRRKRSLNRCECSHSKDSICATFCQAKPWYLGNLKLPPSRSV